From one Microthrixaceae bacterium genomic stretch:
- a CDS encoding DUF350 domain-containing protein yields MEDFINDLGPIAAWLGVSLAIMIIGFVVVDVLTPGSLRDQVSDNLNAALLVAGKLTAVGIIVCGAVLSAPDALDEGLVQAALYGVTGIVASSLVFLLLDAALPVKLRHLVNEKEFDPAAVVAVGSEIAVALVIAASLS; encoded by the coding sequence GTGGAAGACTTCATCAACGACCTAGGTCCCATCGCCGCATGGCTGGGGGTGTCCTTGGCCATCATGATCATCGGTTTCGTCGTGGTCGACGTGCTCACGCCCGGCAGCCTGCGTGACCAGGTATCGGACAACCTGAACGCCGCGCTGCTGGTTGCAGGCAAGCTCACCGCGGTGGGGATCATCGTCTGCGGTGCGGTCCTGTCCGCCCCTGATGCCCTCGACGAGGGGCTGGTCCAAGCCGCGCTGTACGGGGTCACCGGCATCGTTGCCTCGTCACTGGTCTTCCTGCTACTCGATGCCGCGCTTCCGGTGAAGCTGCGACATCTCGTCAACGAAAAGGAGTTCGATCCTGCAGCCGTGGTCGCCGTCGGATCGGAGATCGCGGTGGCGCTGGTCATCGCCGCCTCGCTCTCTTAG